The following DNA comes from Candidatus Angelobacter sp..
TCCACATGACCCTGCCCGAATACATCGTATTCGCCCTCAGCTCGTTGTTTGTGATTGTGGATCCGATCGCAACGGTGCCGGCATTTCTGGCGATGACCCCGGCGGACACGCCGGAGCAGCGCATCCGCATGGCGCGGCTCGCGTGTCTGGTCATGGCCGGAGTCCTTCTCGCTTTCGCCCTGATGGGCCGCGCCATCTTTCACTTCCTCGGCATCACCATTCCGTCGTTTCAAATGGCCGGCAGCGTGATCCTGCTGCTCATCGCCCTCGACATGCTCCGCGCCCAACGGTCGCGCGTGCAGGAAACGCCGGAGGAAACCTTCGCAGGCGCCGAGAAAGAGGACATCGCCGTGACGCCGCTGGCCGTGCCGATGCTGGCCGGCCCCGGCGCAATCTCCACGGTCATCCTGCTTCATGGCCGGGCCGCAGAGGACTGGTCGAAACAGATTTCGCTGCTCGGCTGCATCGTGGCGGTGGCCCTGGTCACTTACCTCATTCTTGCCCTGTCAGCGCGCGGCGCGAAATGGCTCAGCCCGATCGCGCTGCGGCTTACGACCCGCGTCATGGGGCTGTTGCTGGCAGCCATCGCCATGCAATTCTTCATCAACGCGCTGAAAGAACTGGGGCTGATCAAATCTTGAATCGTCCGCGCTATCGGCGCCCGTCGTACCAAAGCGTGCAGGCCGCCCGGTCCTTGAGGTTTTCTCCCCGATGGCGCAATGTCCGCAGCATCATGGCCAAATGCTCCCGCACGGAATAAAGATGCACTTTTCGCGCCGAGGTCACCAGCGGATGCCGGTGCAGTATGACCAGATCTTTTCCGCGTTCGCGCGCAAGCTTTTTCAGCCGCTCGCTGAAATCGAGTTCTTCCGCGGCAAAAAGTTTCTCGCTGAACCCTCCCAGT
Coding sequences within:
- a CDS encoding MarC family protein, translated to MTLPEYIVFALSSLFVIVDPIATVPAFLAMTPADTPEQRIRMARLACLVMAGVLLAFALMGRAIFHFLGITIPSFQMAGSVILLLIALDMLRAQRSRVQETPEETFAGAEKEDIAVTPLAVPMLAGPGAISTVILLHGRAAEDWSKQISLLGCIVAVALVTYLILALSARGAKWLSPIALRLTTRVMGLLLAAIAMQFFINALKELGLIKS